One genomic segment of Nothobranchius furzeri strain GRZ-AD chromosome 10, NfurGRZ-RIMD1, whole genome shotgun sequence includes these proteins:
- the ppm1e gene encoding protein phosphatase 1E isoform X2: protein MESVKLARLVFNRLFETCCVWQKELPYRRRPQPYYETSIHAIKNMRRKMEDKHVIIPDFNTLFNIQDQEEQAFFAVFDGHGGVDAAIYAANHLHVNLVRQECFSQDPNDALCRAFKLTDERFVKKASRENLRCGTTGVVTFLRGRTLHVAWLGDSQVILVRRGQVVELMKPHKPDREDEKQRIEALGGCVIWFGTWRVNGSLSVSRAIGDSEHKPYICGDADHGIFPLDGSEDYLILACDGFWDTVNSDEAVRVVSDHLQENNGDTTMVAHKLVASARDAGSSDNITVIVVFLRDPRSPPPTSTEDEEEGVVEGPVQEEEAAEVEEEEQEEEEEEEEAMRVEREGGEGGSSADIGGKSRGGWPLQQCSAPADLGYEDRTDSFTDRTSLSLLGPSLEGRISLIPGSRKPCFTFSPDLLTVSRSYQGERLLRRRSCVPFQEPGNSSFTDPLWPQTAMLLGQAVRRSHRRGHGSHQWGRRWPSRSREPLGLIPSGHMRFCSNWRPEAVVPHFDKSI from the exons atgGAGTCTGTGAAGCTGGCTCGGCTGGTGTTTAACAGACTGTTTGAGACATGCTGCGTCTGGCAGAAGGAGCTGCCCTACCGCCGTCGTCCACAGCCATACTACGAGACGTCCATCCACGCCATTAAGAACATGAGACGCAAGATGGAGGACAAGCATGTCATCATCCCCGACTTCAACACTCTCTTCAACATTCAG GACCAGGAGGAACAGGCCTTCTTTGCTGTGTTTGATGGTCATGGAGGTGTGGATGCTGCCATTTATGCTGCCAACCACCTCCATGTGAACTTGGTCCGGCAGGAGTGCTTTAGCCAGGACCCCAACGACGCGCTCTGCAGAGCCTTCAAGCTGACCGATGAACGTTTTGTAAAGAAGGCCTCCcgagag AACCTGCGCTGTGGAACGACGGGCGTGGTGACGTTCCTGCGTGGTCGGACCCTGCACGTGGCCTGGCTGGGAGACTCCCAGGTCATTCTGGTCAGGAGGGGGCAGGTGGTGGAGCTGATGAAACCCCATAAACCAGACAGAGAG GATGAGAAGCAGAGGATCGAGGCTCTGGGAGGGTGTGTGATCTGGTTCGGTACATGGAGGGTGAACGGCAGCCTGTCGGTGTCCAGAGCAATAG GCGACTCGGAGCACAAACCCTACATCTGTGGTGATGCAGATCATGGTATTTTCCCATTAGACGGCTCAGAAGACTACCTGATCCTGGCCTGTGATGGCTTCTGGGACACAGTCAATTCAGACGAGGCAGTGCGGGTGGTCAGCGACCATCTCCAGGAGAACAATGGAGACACGACCATGGTGGCACACAAGCTGGTGGCCTCGGCCCGCGACGCAGGCTCCAGTGATAACATAACTGTCATAGTGGTGTTCTTGCGGGACCCACGCTCTCCACCACCCACCAGCACAGAGGACGAGGAGGAGGGTGTGGTGGAGGGACCGGTGCAGGAGGAGGAAGCTGCAGAGGTGGAGGAAGAAgagcaggaagaagaagaagaggaagaggaagcgaTGAGGGTGGAGCGAGAAGGTGGCGAGGGGGGCAGCTCTGCAGACATCGGGGGGAAGAGCCGCGGAGGCTGGCCCCTGCAGCAGTGCTCTGCTCCCGCTGACCTCGGCTATGAAGACCGAACGGACTCATTCACAGACAGAACTAGCCTCAGCCTCCTGGGGCCGTCGCTGGAGGGCCGGATCTCCCTGATCCCAGGCTCACGGAAGCCCTGCTTCACCTTTAGTCCCGACCTGCTCACAGTCTCCCGTAGCTACCAAGGAGAGCGCCTGCTGAGACGCAGATCATGTGTCCCATTTCAGGAGCCTGGCAACTCTAGCTTTACGGACCCACTGTGGCCCCAAACAGCCATGCTGTTAGGCCAAGCAGTGAGGCGAAGTCACAGGCGCGGGCATGGTAGTCACCAATGGGGCCGGAGGTGGCCAAGTAGATCCAGAGAGCCGCTAGGTCTGATACCGTCTGGCCACATGCGGTTCTGCTCCAACTGGAGGCCTGAGGCGGTTGTGCCTCACTTTGATAAAAGCATCTGA